Proteins from a single region of Anastrepha ludens isolate Willacy chromosome 5, idAnaLude1.1, whole genome shotgun sequence:
- the LOC128863634 gene encoding uncharacterized protein LOC128863634 encodes MADLRLNEQELCGIGAMDFTAVEWKSWCRLCARADTQYINVISGQCQQLVPKTNEYSSSSSCSIAPVIEDFFRIHIKEDEKLSQLVCIECYQLVKSLIRFRERVNKVQQMYDDLQNHVHIGKLNSKALFEKYDLIENAPFFPPNDSKLPVEEIFIADLPVTTISQSSGIDVKSEKKSDEVQTDIFLQEYTKKGEFIDPIGDEKGSSDKDYSPIAQDEDTSDNEDSDIDLESKNNDSEKVTQKSEDSSNVHNQDLECSYYCKICSQSFQRIRHYTLHMKTRHGDIICPQCPKSFKNALKLRQHMKDHPRTFSCLHCDKKFETKVSLAKHIRCTHEDEQPLICEVCGVTLRTKKQLREHMLQHTDYSPFECKVCGTCFKVKSRLKRHMQIHGDKYICPECGKQLSTRATLKSHLLVHSDKMSHKCDYCGRLFKRANTLKNHLIAHTDLRPYSCDFCDKRFSTGPSCRFHKRTMHPKELAELEASGAKAYTKNIPTLNVLKAVSRTGTNFKPLASKQNGFAHFDKEVQIKPEDVNSNPTKYYKSDLLYFKHIEEDDKLSQVICAECCGSVTNLIQFSERVNKVQQMYNELQNFTGKEKPDLHLLFVKYGILKDESLIPQCRTALPVEEIFVADLASLDVGDVQSINVKPDKVSTQLQGESLLQNEDKKDGFHDPIADDEGNIYQNPYNSSEEEGSSGSENKCNNKDASEFENRMIRNNRSRKILKKCPEISEVVGMINDHSCSICSQRFQRRSTYSTHLKKKHGVIICFQCPSSFKSESNLKRHMNDHQKFFSCIHCDEKFEKKGSMSNHIRNEHKSYQPFVCEACGEALRTKKQLKQHMLIHSDYTPYKCKECEKSFKEKYRLKRHLEIHGDKHICTECGKQLSCRATLNMHMLVHSDKMPHKCDYCGRTFKRAKTLKYHLIAHTGLRPYSCDFCEKTFSTGSSCRFHKKTMHPLELAALEASGAKTYTKNVPNLDKFLMSDTNLYVAEPSVNCAEIFLDEKWKGWCRLCAKADGRYINVISRQCLQQINENGINYDKNMAHVIGTFFRVHIEEDDKLSQVICAECCGSVTNLIQFSERVNKVQQMYNELQNFTGKEKPDLHLLFVKYGILKDESLIPQCRTALPVEEIFVADLASLDVGDVQSINVKPDKVSTQLQGESLLQNEDKKDGFHDPIADDEGNIYQNPYNSSEEEGSSGSENKCNNKDASEFENRMIRNNRSRKILKKCPEISEVVGMINDHSCSICSQRFQRRSTYSTHLKKKHGVIICSQCPSSFKSESNLKRHMNDHQKFFSCIHCDEKFEKKGSMSNHIRNEHKSYQPFVCEACGEALRTKKQLKQHMLIHSDYTPYKCKECEKSFKEKYRLKRHLEIHGDKHICTECGKQLSCRATLNMHMLVHSDKMPHKCDYCGRTFKRAKTLKYHLIAHTGLRPYSCDFCEKTFSTGSSCRFHKKTMHPLELAALEASGAKTYTKNVPNLDVLRAVARTGENFMPLASKQKGYVNLKYTREIQSDEVKPTGAVIMDKYERVNKVQQMYNELQNFTGKEKPDLHLLFVKYGILKGESLIPQCRTALPVEEIFVADLASLDVGDVQSINVKPDKVSTQLQGESVLQNEDKKDGFHDPIADDEGNFYQNPYNSSEEEGSSGSENKCNNKDASEFENRVIRNNKSRKISKKCPEISEIVGMINNHSCRICSQRFQRRSTYSTHLKKKHGVIICSQCPSSFKSESNLKRHMNDHQKFFSCIHCDEKFEKKGSISNHIRNEHKSYQPFVCEACGEALRTKKQLKQHMLIHSDYTPYKCKECEKSFKEKYRLKRHLEIHGDKHICTECGKQLSCRATLNMHMLVHSDKMPHKCVYCGRTFKRAKTLKYHIIAHTGLRPYSCNFCEKTFSTGSSCRFHKKTMHPSELAALEASGAKTYTKNVPNLDVLRAVPAERNYDTLCTIIVRTLIYNSLLWHLFEVTSSAGLSILVEELECFVKPVESNGIFGFLPNEKLPLCLQTTGIEEDGDLSHWLCTQCFSLISALVKFSEHVKNVQNMYDAIQRSVNRKTLNLKVFRENYNLLGNELFMFNLSDIKSKVENISIEPNIIVKESLDSIVKSEIISDEVRNGVFCNKFEYKSEYQDPLGDGNENVGSDIESVNSGEKQNEEKNIKVDQSELNEHFPNRLSANKHNKKLKKRLCISEEDSKEQKNFCSDCSMHFRRFGNYRKHMEKKHGKVEKLQAFPCPQCAKPFQSRFRLKRHIKTHRPLADTRIFPCPLCDRKFQAKDYVSTHIKLVHEDIRPFICEECGEGARTKATLRDHMLTHTDLAPFECEKHMEIHSSNKHICSECGLQLNSRITLNRHMLVHSDVMRHKCDYCGKAFKRAKTLKIHLILHTGLKPYSCDFCERTFATGSNCRAHKRKSHPNEFAVLEASGEKTYTKNIPKLTVLKTVTVNRDYVEFCLIWNTFEMSRSGYSNDDWKSWCRLCAKEDTQNIDVLSGENITLTPAISSRKHSKFLAIIEEFFQVYIEQNDDLPHLLCVQCLSLVSALVKFSERVKTVQDMYDAIQYSDRKTLDLKGIREKFNVFEDELFMFNLSETKSTVENVLDEDINVLRSLDDIVKSEIMSDEVQSGVLCNEIECKNEFQDPFVDVVENIGSEVESVISTSSSKPDIYIKVDEDETMDNLNEQHISYNNRLLSSKEESTEDEYFCVDCSSQFQRLSNYRTHLKKKHGRDLEPVKCPECPKFFVGKQKLDLHIKSHRPLSERCIFPCPECDQKFQHKASVSTHIKHVHEDIRPFICEECGEGARTKARLRMHMLVHSDLAPFKCDVCEKAFKDKKHLKNHMEIHSSSKYTCSDCGLQLNSRVTLRQHMIVHSDITPHKCDYCGSAFKRAKSLKSHLILHSGLRPYPCEFCEKTFTSRTSSRSHMKRIHPDQFAALEASGEKAYTKDVPKLSVLKTVMQSTELDLKPVVQKRRVNFPLDKKPKTHSIEAPTGATTTPAQNRCCGKKEGANLSTRSGIPS; translated from the exons GCAATGGACTTCACAGCTGTGGAATGGAAAAGTTGGTGTCGCCTGTGTGCTAGAGCTGATACACAATATATCAATGTCATTTCCGGACAGTGTCAGCAACTTGTGCCAAAAACTAATGAAtacagtagtagtagtagttgtAGTATTGCCCCTGTCATAGAGGATTTCTTTCGGATTCAC ATTAAAGAGGATGAAAAACTCTCGCAGCTGGTTTGTATAGAATGTTACCAACTGGTAAAATCCTTGATAAGGTTTAGAGAGCGAGTAAATAAAGTTCAGCAAATGTACGACGATCTACAAAATCATGTACACATAGGCAAACTTAACTCAAAagctttgtttgaaaaatatgacTTAATTGAAAATGCACCATTTTTTCCACCTAATGACAGTAAACTGCCTgttgaagaaattttcattgCTGATTTGCCTGTCACAACTATATCACAATCATCAGGAATTGATgtaaaaagtgaaaagaaatcggATGAAGTGCAAACGGATATATTTTTACAAGAGTACACAAAGAAGGGAGAATTTATTGATCCGATCGGTGATGAAAAAGGTAGTTCTGACAAAGATTATTCTCCGATAGCCCAAGACGAAGATACTAGCGATAATGAAGATAGTGACATAGATTTAGAGTCTAAAAATAACGATTCGGAAAAGGTTACACAAAAATCAGAGGACTCCTCGAATGTACACAATCAGGACCTGGAATGTAGCTATTATTGCAAAATTTGCTCTCAAAGTTTTCAACGTATCAGGCACTATACTCTTCATATGAAAACGAGACATGGAGACATAATATGTCCCCAGTGTccgaaatcattcaaaaatgcattaaaattaagGCAACATATGAAAGACCACCCAAGAACGTTTTCCTGCTTACATTGcgataaaaaattcgaaacaaaaGTAAGTTTAGCAAAACATataagatgtacgcatgaagaTGAGCAACCACTTATTTGTGAAGTATGTGGGGTGACTTTACGCACGAAAAAACAACTCAGAGAACATATGTTGCAACACACTGATTATTCGCCATTTGAATGCAAAGTTTGCGGTACTTGTTTCAAAGTAAAAAGTCGTCTGAAG agGCACATGCAAATACATGGAGACAAGTATATTTGCCCTGAATGTGGTAAACAACTGAGTACGCGAGCTACGCTCAAAAGTCATTTGTTGGTGCATTCCGATAAGATGTCACATAAATGTGACTATTGTGGCCGGTTGTTTAAACGCGCAAATACACTGAAAAACCACTTAATTGCCCACACGGATCTCAGACCTTATTCATGTGACTTTTGTGATAAACGGTTTTCAACTGGGCCTAGTTGTCGTTTTCACAAAAGAACAATGCATCCAAAGGAACTAGCTGAGCTAGAAGCGTCGGGTGCTAAAGCATATACCAAAAATATACCTACTTTGAACGTACTAAAGGCGGT GTCAAGGACAGGTACAAATTTCAAGCCTCTAGCATCAAAACAGAATGGTTTTGCACATTTCGACAAGGAAGTACAAATTAAACCTGAAGATGTGAACTCAAatccaacaaaatattataaatcagatttattatattttaaacat atTGAAGAGGATGATAAATTGTCGCAGGTAATTTGCGCCGAGTGTTGCGGAAGTGTAACAAACCTCATACAATTTAGTGAGCGCGTAAATAAGGTCCAACAAATGTACAATGAACTACAGAATTTTACAGGCAAAGAAAAACCAGATTTACATTTGTTATTTGTGAAGTATGGTATCCTAAAAGATGAATCATTAATTCCACAATGTAGGACTGCCCTTCCAGTTGAAGAAATTTTCGTTGCCGATTTAGCGAGTCTAGACGTGGGTGATGTCCAAAGTATTAATGTAAAACCTGATAAAGTATCGACTCAACTCCAGGGAGAGTCGTTATTACAAAACGAAGACAAGAAAGATGGGTTTCATGATCCGATCGCTGATGATGAGGGAAACATCTACCAAAATCCTTATAATTCGTCGGAAGAAGAAGGCAGTAGTGGCagtgaaaataaatgtaataataaagaTGCTTCAGAATTCGAAAACCGAATGATCCGAAATAATAGgagtagaaaaatattaaaaaagtgccCTGAGATCTCTGAAGTTGTCGGAATGATAAATGACCACTCTTGCAGCATTTGCTCACAGAGATTTCAACGTCGAAGTACCTACTCCACGCACTTGAAGAAGAAACATGGAGTAATCATTTGCTTCCAATGTCCTAGTTCTTTCAAAAGTGAATCGAATCTGAAACGTCATATGAATGATCACCAAAAGTTTTTCAGTTGTATACATTGCgatgaaaaattcgaaaaaaagggATCTATGAGCAACCATATAAGGAATGAACATAAGTCTTATCAGCCATTTGTCTGTGAAGCGTGTGGTGAAGCATTACGTACAAAGAAGCAACTGAAGCAGCACATGTTAATTCACTCAGATTATACACCCTATAAATGTAAAGAATGTGAGAAGAGCTTCAAAGAGAAATACCGACTGAag aGACATTTGGAAATACATGGAGACAAACACATTTGCACAGAATGTGGGAAACAACTAAGTTGCCGGGCTACATTAAATATGCATATGCTAGTGCATTCCGATAAAATGCCCCACAAATGTGATTATTGTGGACGAACATTTAAGCGTGCCAAAACTCTTAAATATCACCTAATTGCCCATACTGGTCTTAGGCCATATTCATGCGACTTTTGCGAAAAAACATTCTCCACCGGTTCAAGTTGTCGTTTTCACAAAAAGACCATGCATCCATTGGAATTAGCTGCACTGGAGGCTTCAGGAGCAAAGACATATACGAAAAATGTACCAAACTTGGAT AAATTTCTAATGTCGgatacaaatttatatgtagCAGAGCCATCTGTAAATTGCGCGGAAATTTTTTTGGATGAGAAATGGAAGGGTTGGTGTCGTCTTTGTGCGAAAGCTGATGGCCGATACATCAATGTTATATCGAGACAGTGTTTACAACAGATTAATGAAAATGGAATTAATTACGATAAGAATATGGCCCATGTAATAGGAACGTTTTTTCGGGTCCat atTGAAGAGGATGATAAATTGTCGCAGGTAATTTGCGCCGAGTGTTGCGGAAGTGTAACAAACCTCATACAATTTAGTGAGCGCGTAAATAAGGTCCAACAAATGTACAATGAACTACAGAATTTTACAGGCAAAGAAAAACCAGATTTACATTTGTTATTTGTGAAGTATGGTATCCTAAAAGATGAATCATTAATTCCACAATGTAGGACTGCCCTTCCAGTTGAAGAAATTTTCGTTGCCGATTTAGCGAGTCTAGACGTGGGTGATGTCCAAAGTATTAATGTAAAACCTGATAAAGTATCGACTCAACTCCAGGGAGAGTCGTTATTACAAAACGAAGACAAGAAAGATGGGTTTCATGATCCGATCGCTGATGATGAGGGAAACATCTACCAAAATCCTTATAATTCTTCGGAAGAAGAAGGCAGTAGTGGCagtgaaaataaatgtaataataaagaTGCTTCAGAATTCGAAAACCGAATGATCCGAAATAATAGaagtagaaaaatattaaaaaagtgccCTGAGATCTCTGAAGTTGTCGGAATGATAAATGACCACTCTTGCAGCATTTGCTCACAGAGATTTCAACGTCGAAGTACCTACTCCACGCACTTGAAGAAGAAACATGGAGTAATCATTTGCTCCCAATGTCCTAGTTCTTTCAAAAGTGAATCGAATCTGAAACGTCATATGAATGATCACCAAAAGTTTTTCAGTTGTATACATTGCgatgaaaaattcgaaaaaaagggATCTATGAGCAACCATATAAGGAATGAACATAAGTCTTATCAGCCATTTGTCTGTGAAGCGTGTGGTGAAGCATTACGTACAAAGAAGCAACTGAAGCAGCATATGTTAATTCACTCAGATTATACGCCCTATAAATGTAAAGAATGTGAGAAGAGCTTCAAAGAGAAATACCGACTGAAG aGACATTTGGAAATACATGGAGACAAACACATTTGCACAGAATGTGGGAAACAACTAAGTTGCCGGGCTACATTAAATATGCATATGCTAGTGCATTCCGATAAAATGCCCCACAAATGTGATTATTGTGGACGAACATTTAAGCGTGCCAAAACTCTTAAATATCACCTAATTGCCCATACTGGTCTTAGGCCATATTCATGCGACTTTTGCGAAAAAACATTCTCCACCGGTTCAAGTTGTCGTTTTCACAAAAAGACCATGCATCCATTGGAATTAGCTGCACTGGAGGCTTCAGGAGCAAAGACATATACGAAAAATGTACCAAACTTGGATGTACTGAGAGCGGT AGCGCGAACGGGGGAAAATTTTATGCCTCTGGCATCCAAACAAAAGGGTTacgtaaatttaaaatatacaagGGAAATCCAATCAGACGAAGTAAAACCCACTGGCGCTGTGATAATGGATAAATA TGAGCGCGTAAATAAGGTCCAACAAATGTACAATGAACTACAGAATTTTACAGGCAAAGAAAAACCAGATTTACATTTGTTATTTGTGAAGTATGGTATCCTAAAAGGTGAATCATTAATTCCACAATGTAGGACTGCCCTTCCAGTTGAAGAAATTTTCGTTGCCGATTTAGCGAGTCTAGACGTGGGTGATGTCCAAAGTATTAATGTAAAACCTGATAAAGTATCGACTCAACTCCAGGGAGAGTCGGTATTACAAAACGAAGACAAGAAAGATGGGTTTCATGATCCGATCGCTGATGATGAGGGAAACTTCTACCAAAATCCTTATAATTCGTCGGAAGAAGAAGGCAGTAGTGGCagtgaaaataaatgtaataataaagaTGCTTCAGAATTCGAAAACCGAGTGATCCGAAATAATAAGagtagaaaaatatcaaaaaagtgcCCTGAGATCTCTGAAATTGTCGGAATGATAAATAACCACTCTTGCAGGATTTGCTCACAGAGATTTCAACGTCGAAGTACCTACTCTACGCACTTGAAGAAGAAACATGGAGTAATCATTTGCTCCCAATGTCCTAGTTCTTTCAAAAGTGAATCGAATCTGAAACGTCATATGAATGATCACCAAAAGTTTTTCAGTTGTATACATTGCgatgaaaaattcgaaaaaaagggATCTATTAGCAACCATATAAGGAATGAACATAAGTCTTATCAGCCATTTGTCTGTGAAGCATGTGGTGAAGCATTACGTACAAAGAAGCAACTGAAGCAGCATATGTTAATTCACTCAGATTATACGCCCTATAAATGTAAAGAATGTGAGAAGAGCTTCAAAGAGAAATACCGACTGAag aGACATTTGGAAATACATGGAGACAAACACATTTGCACAGAATGTGGGAAACAATTAAGTTGCCGGGCTACATTAAATATGCATATGCTAGTGCATTCCGATAAAATGCCCCACAAATGTGTTTATTGTGGACGAACATTTAAGCGTGCCAAAACTCTTAAATATCACATAATTGCCCATACTGGTCTTAGACCATATTCATGCaacttttgtgaaaaaacattCTCCACCGGTTCAAGTTGTCGTTTTCACAAAAAGACCATGCATCCATCGGAATTAGCTGCATTGGAGGCTTCAGGAGCAAAGACATATACGAAAAATGTACCGAACTTGGATGTACTGAGAGCGGT GCCAGCGGAAAGGAATTACGATACGTTGTGCACCATAATTGTGCGCACACTCATTTACAACTCGCTCTTGTGGCATCTGTTTGAAGTAACCAGTTCAGCGGGTCTATCTATCCTAGTCGAAGAATTAGAATGTTTTGTGAAGCCTGTGGAATCAAATGGAATTTTCGGTTTCCTACCCAATGAAAAATTACCGCTCTGCTTGCAAACCACTGGA atTGAAGAGGACGGAGATCTATCCCATTGGCTTTGTACACAATGTTTTTCGTTGATTTCAGCCTTGGTTAAATTTTCGGAGCAtgtaaaaaatgtgcaaaacatGTATGATGCTATTCAACGTTCTGTGAACAGAAAAACTCTGAATTTGAAAGTGTTTCGAGAGAATTACAATTTGCTTGGGAATGAgttatttatgtttaatttatCGGATATAAAATCAAAAGTTGAAAACATTTCAATTGAGCCCAATATAATAGTTAAAGAATCACTGGATAGTATTGTGAAGAGTGAAATAATATCGGATGAAGTCCGAAATGGAGTATTTTGCAATAAGTTCGAATACAAGAGTGAATATCAAGATCCCCTTGGTGATGGCAATGAAAATGTCGGTAGTGACATAGAAAGTGTTAACTCAGGAGAAAAACAGAATGAAGAAAAGAACATAAAAGTAGATCAAAGCGAGTTAAATGAACACTTTCCTAATCGACTTAGTGCGAATAAGCACAATAAAAAGCTCAAAAAAAGGTTGTGCATCTCTGAGGAAGATTCAAAGGAACAGAAAAACTTCTGTAGCGATTGCTCAATGCATTTCCGAAGATTTGGTAATTATCGTAAACATATGGAAAAAAAACAcgggaaagttgaaaaattacaaGCCTTTCCATGTCCTCAATGTGCTAAACCCTTCCAATCGAGATTCAGACTTAAGCGTCACATAAAAACACATCGGCCACTGGCAGATACGCGAATATTTCCATGTCCACTGTGTGATCGAAAATTTCAGGCAAAAGATTATGTATCCACACATATAAAACTAGTACATGAAGATATTCGCCCATTTATTTGCGAAGAATGCGGCGAAGGTGCTCGTACAAAAGCCACTCTACGAGATCACATGCTTACGCATACTGACTTGGCGCCTTTTGAGTGCgaa AAACACATGGAGATACACAGTTCCAATAAACACATCTGCAGCGAATGTGGCTTACAACTGAATTCGCGCATAACTTTAAACCGTCACATGCTGGTACATTCTGATGTTATGCGCCACAAGTGCGACTACTGTGGGAAGGCTTTTAAGAGAGCCAAAacgttaaaaattcatttaatactCCATACCGGTCTAAAACCATATTCCTGTGATTTCTGTGAGCGAACCTTTGCGACAGGTTCCAATTGTCGTGCTCACAAAAGAAAATCACATCCAAACGAATTTGCTGTGTTGGAAGCTTCAGGCGAAAAGacttacacaaaaaatattccCAAATTGACTGTATTGAAGACAGt AACTGTAAATAGAGATTATGTGGAATTTTGTCTGATCTGGAATACCTTCGAGATGTCCAGAAGCGGTTACTCAAATGATGATTGGAAGTCTTGGTGTCGCCTCTGTGCTAAAGAGGATACACAAAATATTGATGTATTATCGGGAGAGAATATAACACTAACGCCCGCAATCTCTTCTAGAAAGCACAGCAAATTTCTTGCCATCATAGAGGAATTCTTTCAAGTTTAC attgAACAAAATGACGATCTTCCCCATTTGCTTTGTGTTCAATGTTTATCATTGGTTTCAGCCTTGGTTAAATTTTCGGAGCGTGTAAAAACTGTGCAAGATATGTACGATGCTATTCAATATTCAGACCGAAAAACATTGGATTTGAAAGGGATTCGAGAAAAATTTAATGTGTTCGAGGACgaattatttatgtttaatcTCTCGGAAACAAAATCAACTGTTGAAAATGTATTAGATGAGGATATAAATGTTCTAAGATCATTAGATGATATTGTGAAAAGTGAAATAATGTCGGATGAAGTACAAAGTGGAGTACTTTGCAATGAGATTGAATGCAAGAATGAATTTCAAGATCCTTTTGTTGATGTAGTTGAAAACATTGGCAGCGAAGTAGAAAGCGTTATTTCTACAAGCAGCAGTAAACCAGACATTTATATTAAGGTAGATGAAGACGAGACGATGGATAACCTTAATGAACAACACATTTCTTACAACAACAGATTACTTAGCTCTAAGGAAGAATCAACGGAAGACGAATATTTCTGTGTCGACTGTTCGAGTCAGTTCCAACGCCTGAGCAATTATCGtacacatttgaagaaaaaacatGGAAGAGATTTGGAGCCCGTGAAATGTCCTGAATGTCCTAAATTCTTCGTGGGTAAACAAAAACTAGATCTCCATATAAAATCACATCGGCCACTGTCGGAGAGGTGTATATTTCCATGCCCAGAATGTGACCAAAAATTTCAACACAAAGCTTCTGTATCCACACATATAAAGCATGTGCACGAAGATATTCGCCCATTTATTTGTGAAGAATGTGGAGAAGGTGCCCGAACAAAAGCTAGACTACGGATGCATATGCTCGTACACAGCGACCTAGCGCCTTTTAAATGTGATGTATGTGAGAAAGCTTTTAAAGATAAGAAGCATCTAAAG AATCATATGGAGATACATAGTTCCAGTAAATACACCTGTAGTGATTGTGGCTTGCAACTAAACTCACGCGTAACCTTACGTCAACATATGATTGTGCATTCTGATATTACCCCCCACAAATGTGATTATTGTGGGAGTGCTTTCAAACGTGCTAAGAGTCTGAAGAGTCATTTAATACTCCACAGCGGTCTCAGGCCATATCCTTGTGAATTCTGTGAAAAGACGTTTACTAGTAGAACGAGTAGCCGTTCTCACATGAAAAGAATACATCCTGATCAATTcgctgctttagaggcttctgGTGAAAAAGCTTACACGAAAGATGTACCAAAGTTGTCCGTGTTAAAGACAGT AATGCAATCAACAGAACTCGATCTTAAACCAGTTGTCCAAAAACGACGCGTTAATTTTCCATTGGATAAAAAACCAAAGACTCACTCGATTGAGGCACCAACCGGTGCTACCACAACACCCGCTCAGAATAGATGCTGCGGAAAAAAAGAAGGTGCCAACTTATCAACGAGGAGTGGCATTCCATCGTGA
- the LOC128864430 gene encoding zinc finger protein draculin-like, whose protein sequence is MSKTFEMCRTSDEWKFWCRLCATENSRNINVLSEMDSKSQLMNLDFNSIKFRDFIEQIFQVRIEEDGDLSHWLCTQCFSLISALVKFSEHVKNVQNMYDAIQRSVNRKTLNLKVFRENYNLLGNELFMFNLSDIKSKVENISIEPNIIVKESLDSIVKSEIISDEVRNGVFCNKFEYKSEYQDPLGDGNENVGSDIESVNSGEKQNEEKNIKVDQSELNEHFPNRLSANKHNKKLKKRLCISEEDSKEQKNFCSDCSMHFRRFGNYRKHMEKKHGKVEKLQAFPCPQCAKPFQSRFRLKRHIKTHRPLADTRIFPCPLCDRKFQAKDYVSTHIKLVHEDIRPFICEECGEGARTKATLRDHMLTHTDLAPFECEVCKKNFKNQARLKKHMEIHSSNKHICSECGLQLNSRITLNRHMLVHSDVMRHKCDYCGKAFKRAKTLKIHLILHTGLKPYSCDFCERTFATGSNCRAHKRKSHPNEFAVLEASGEKTYTKNIPKLTVLKTVTRSAENLTPVVCKQSGNFSLGRKPKIPFDCTSRTKHSNSSTKIDRPAELVTSNRCHNSELWNRNITTSSFE, encoded by the exons ATGTCGAAAACCTTCGAGATGTGTAGAACCAGTGATGAATGGAAGTTTTGGTGTCGCCTCTGTGCTACAGAAAATTCTCGAAACATCAACGTATTGTCAGAAATGGATTCAAAATCACAGCTTATGAACTTAGATTTTAATAGCATTAAATTTAGGGATTTCATAGAGCAAATCTTTCAAGTTCGG atTGAAGAGGACGGAGATCTATCCCATTGGCTTTGTACACAATGTTTTTCGTTGATTTCAGCCTTGGTTAAATTTTCGGAGCAtgtaaaaaatgtgcaaaacatGTATGATGCTATTCAACGTTCTGTGAACAGAAAAACTCTGAATTTGAAAGTGTTTCGAGAGAATTACAATTTGCTTGGGAATGAgttatttatgtttaatttatCGGATATAAAATCAAAAGTTGAAAACATTTCAATTGAGCCCAATATAATAGTTAAAGAATCACTGGATAGTATTGTGAAGAGTGAAATAATATCGGATGAAGTCCGAAATGGAGTATTTTGCAATAAGTTCGAATACAAGAGTGAATATCAAGATCCCCTTGGTGATGGCAATGAAAATGTCGGTAGTGACATAGAAAGTGTTAACTCAGGAGAAAAACAGAATGAAGAAAAGAACATAAAAGTAGATCAAAGCGAGTTAAATGAACACTTTCCTAATCGACTTAGTGCGAATAAGCACAATAAAAAGCTCAAAAAAAGGTTGTGCATCTCTGAGGAAGATTCAAAGGAACAGAAAAACTTCTGTAGCGATTGCTCAATGCATTTCCGAAGATTTGGTAATTATCGTAAACATATGGAAAAAAAACAcgggaaagttgaaaaattacaaGCCTTTCCATGTCCTCAATGTGCTAAACCCTTCCAATCGAGATTCAGACTTAAGCGTCACATAAAAACACATCGGCCACTGGCAGATACGCGAATATTTCCATGTCCACTGTGTGATCGAAAATTTCAGGCAAAAGATTATGTATCCACACATATAAAACTAGTACATGAAGATATTCGCCCATTTATTTGCGAAGAATGCGGCGAAGGTGCTCGTACAAAAGCCACTCTACGAGATCACATGCTTACGCATACTGACTTGGCGCCTTTTGAGTGCgaagtatgtaaaaaaaacttcaaaaaccaGGCGCGACTAAAA AAACACATGGAGATACACAGTTCCAATAAACACATCTGCAGCGAATGTGGCTTACAACTGAATTCGCGCATAACTTTAAACCGTCACATGCTGGTACATTCTGATGTTATGCGCCACAAGTGCGACTACTGTGGGAAGGCTTTTAAGAGAGCCAAAacgttaaaaattcatttaatactCCATACCGGTCTAAAACCATATTCCTGTGATTTCTGTGAGCGAACCTTTGCGACAGGTTCCAATTGTCGTGCTCACAAAAGAAAATCACATCCAAACGAATTTGCTGTGTTGGAAGCTTCAGGCGAAAAGacttacacaaaaaatattccCAAATTGACTGTATTGAAGACAGt GACACGATCGGCTGAAAATCTTACTCCAGTAGTTTGCAAGCAGAGCGGTAATTTTTCATTGGGTAGGAAACCGAAGATTCCATTTGATTGCACAAGTCGCACAAAACATTCTAATTCTTCGACTAAGATAGATAGACCCGCCGAACTGGTTACTTCAAACAGATGTCACAACAGCGAGTTGTGGAATAGGAACATTACAACATCTTCGTTTgagtaa